A DNA window from Rossellomorea marisflavi contains the following coding sequences:
- a CDS encoding intercompartmental signaling factor BofC, with protein MTMNVRIVFMVMLLTGATYFTFFYSDEKQAADGPVHDVPVEETSAHTVTLILERVYLDGEVSEEIVQETIWSMEDFWAAYEEWQLIDMSEEQIVFQKQMDDISPLLKTNGYFGLTEEGVLSIFNGKPGQAEIIQSFFQIDLDKLESNRHDDLVNGIPITSKEAYVDVLEQLKPYSLPQ; from the coding sequence ATGACGATGAACGTTCGGATCGTGTTTATGGTGATGTTGTTGACTGGAGCCACATATTTTACCTTCTTTTATTCAGATGAAAAGCAAGCGGCGGACGGACCGGTTCACGATGTACCCGTAGAGGAAACATCCGCACATACCGTCACGCTGATCCTGGAAAGGGTTTATCTTGATGGTGAAGTAAGTGAAGAAATCGTCCAGGAAACCATATGGAGCATGGAAGATTTCTGGGCTGCCTACGAAGAATGGCAGCTGATTGATATGAGCGAAGAACAAATCGTCTTCCAGAAGCAGATGGATGATATTTCGCCGCTGTTAAAAACGAATGGGTACTTCGGCCTGACTGAAGAAGGGGTATTATCCATTTTCAACGGGAAGCCAGGTCAAGCGGAAATCATCCAATCCTTTTTCCAAATCGACCTGGATAAGCTGGAGAGCAATCGGCATGACGATCTGGTAAACGGGATTCCCATCACATCCAAGGAAGCGTATGTAGACGTTCTCGAACAATTGAAACCTTACTCCCTGCCACAGTGA
- a CDS encoding TIGR04086 family membrane protein, translated as MIIEAKKLGGAVLFGTVTIFVIAIAASLIFSLLLRFTSLTESAISLFITIVSFLALFIGGFMSGGKGKTKGWMLGGSTGILYTLFVFLFQYLGLDSSPSSEQLIYHGCYILTAMMGGVLGVNLSGGNPKEN; from the coding sequence TTGATCATAGAAGCCAAAAAATTAGGGGGCGCAGTACTCTTCGGCACGGTCACTATCTTTGTGATCGCCATCGCTGCAAGCTTGATCTTTTCATTGCTACTTCGGTTCACCAGTCTGACGGAGAGTGCCATTTCCTTATTCATCACCATTGTGTCATTCCTGGCCCTGTTCATCGGGGGATTCATGTCGGGGGGAAAAGGCAAAACCAAGGGATGGATGCTCGGAGGTTCCACGGGGATCCTTTATACGCTTTTCGTCTTCCTTTTTCAATATCTCGGACTGGACTCATCTCCGTCTTCAGAGCAGCTGATCTATCATGGGTGCTATATCCTGACGGCGATGATGGGTGGCGTACTCGGGGTCAACCTGAGCGGAGGCAACCCGAAGGAAAACTGA
- the ruvA gene encoding Holliday junction branch migration protein RuvA, which translates to MYEYIRGTVQMVSPEYVVVENGGIGYQLFAANPFAYSKYQGQEIQIFTYQHVREDVIALYGFLVLEEKLLFMKLLNVSGIGPKGALAILASGAPQQVITAIEEENDTFLTKFPGVGKKTARQMILDLKGKLQDVVPDYFPSLFNPEETVLDSGDEAFEEAILALKALGYSDREVKKIKPKLKGQELSSDEYIRKGLQLLLKS; encoded by the coding sequence ATGTATGAATATATTCGAGGTACTGTGCAGATGGTGAGTCCCGAGTATGTGGTGGTTGAAAATGGAGGGATTGGGTATCAATTATTTGCAGCCAATCCGTTTGCATATTCGAAATATCAGGGTCAGGAAATTCAGATTTTTACATATCAGCATGTGAGGGAAGATGTCATTGCCCTCTATGGGTTCCTTGTCTTGGAAGAGAAACTATTGTTCATGAAGCTCCTTAATGTATCAGGGATCGGGCCGAAAGGGGCCCTTGCGATTCTTGCGTCGGGTGCGCCTCAGCAGGTGATCACCGCCATTGAGGAAGAAAATGATACATTCCTTACGAAATTCCCGGGCGTAGGGAAAAAGACGGCGAGGCAAATGATCCTTGACCTGAAGGGGAAACTGCAGGACGTCGTTCCGGACTACTTCCCGAGCCTGTTCAATCCTGAAGAGACGGTCCTTGATTCCGGTGATGAAGCATTTGAGGAAGCAATCCTCGCCCTGAAGGCGCTTGGCTATTCCGATCGGGAGGTCAAGAAAATCAAACCGAAGCTCAAAGGGCAGGAGCTCTCTTCGGATGAATATATCAGGAAGGGCCTTCAGCTTCTTCTGAAATCCTAA
- the tgt gene encoding tRNA guanosine(34) transglycosylase Tgt produces MTAIRYEHIKTCKQTGARLGKVHTPHGTFETPVFMPVGTLATVKTMSPEDLKAMDAGIILSNTYHLWLRPGHEIIREAGGLHKFMNWDRAILTDSGGFQVFSLSKLRKIEEEGVHFRHHLNGDKLFLSPEKAMEIQNALGSDIMMAFDECPPYPAEYEYMKSSVERTSRWAERCLEAHQRPQDQGLFGIVQGGEYEELRKQSARDLTSLDFPGYAVGGLSVGEPKDVMNRVLEFTTPHLPFDKPRYLMGVGSPDSLIDGAIRGIDMFDCVLPTRIARNGTLMTSEGRLVVKNAKYARDFRPIDEKCDCYTCKNYSRAYIRHLIKCDETFGIRLTTYHNLHFLLNLMEQVRQAIREDRLGDFREEFFEQYGFNRPDAKNF; encoded by the coding sequence TTGACTGCAATCAGATATGAGCACATTAAAACATGTAAGCAAACAGGTGCGCGGCTCGGGAAGGTCCATACCCCACACGGCACATTCGAAACACCGGTATTCATGCCTGTCGGGACCCTTGCCACGGTCAAGACGATGTCACCGGAAGATCTGAAGGCGATGGATGCAGGGATCATCCTGAGCAATACCTATCACCTTTGGCTGCGCCCGGGCCATGAGATCATCCGGGAAGCAGGCGGACTCCATAAGTTCATGAACTGGGACCGTGCCATCCTGACCGATTCCGGAGGCTTCCAGGTATTCAGCCTGAGCAAACTCCGTAAGATCGAAGAAGAAGGGGTCCATTTCCGTCACCATCTGAACGGTGACAAGCTCTTCCTCAGTCCCGAGAAGGCGATGGAAATCCAGAATGCCCTTGGATCCGATATCATGATGGCATTCGATGAATGCCCGCCGTATCCTGCGGAGTACGAATATATGAAGAGTTCTGTCGAGCGTACATCACGCTGGGCCGAACGCTGTCTCGAGGCCCATCAGCGTCCACAGGATCAGGGGTTGTTCGGGATCGTACAGGGAGGGGAGTATGAGGAGCTGAGGAAGCAGAGTGCCCGTGACCTTACGTCACTCGACTTCCCTGGATATGCAGTCGGTGGACTTTCTGTGGGAGAACCGAAGGATGTCATGAACAGGGTACTTGAATTCACCACGCCTCATCTGCCGTTTGACAAGCCGAGATACCTCATGGGTGTAGGCTCTCCGGATTCACTGATCGACGGAGCCATCAGGGGGATCGATATGTTCGATTGCGTCCTGCCGACGAGGATCGCCCGAAACGGTACCCTCATGACAAGTGAAGGCCGTCTCGTGGTGAAAAATGCCAAGTATGCCAGGGACTTCAGACCGATCGATGAAAAGTGCGACTGCTATACATGTAAAAACTATAGCAGGGCTTATATCCGTCATTTGATCAAATGTGACGAAACGTTCGGAATTAGGCTTACGACTTATCATAATCTGCATTTTCTGTTAAACTTAATGGAACAAGTCAGACAAGCGATTCGCGAAGATCGACTGGGGGACTTTAGGGAAGAATTCTTCGAACAGTACGGTTTCAACCGTCCGGATGCGAAGAACTTCTAA
- the spoVB gene encoding stage V sporulation protein B, with protein sequence MSKFLRGTVILMLAALITRVLGFVNRIVVARFIGAEGVGLFMMAFPTLLLVITIVQFGLPIAISKTVSEAESSGDRQKVKKILVVSLSITLGLSLIFTPALILLAPYLSQTLFTDPRTYYPLVAIAPIIPVVAISSVLRGYFQGRQQMKPPAYSQVIEQVVRITLIAVLTKTFLPYGIEYAAAAAMVASVLGELASLVFLFTYFKRKKTFRMRKQFFSSIHKGKETLRELMEVALPSTGSRMIGSISLFFEPIVVAHSLALAGVTASMATAQYGSLTGYALPLLFLPSFITVSLSQSLVPAISEANALKNYKLIEYRLQQALRICLITGGLSIVVLYIYAKPLMQLMYGSETGAVFIMIMAPFLLFYYYQGPLQAVLQALNLARAAMINSLIGAVVKTGVIFVLASQAGFGINGAALGMVVGFVLVTILHFMTILKAVPIMLYIRDYAVVAAVILLSGLWGHYSWLTLFPSEPVSIRLVIGIATTCIVYILCSFLLRLITKEDMKNIPLIKRFV encoded by the coding sequence ATGTCAAAATTTCTGAGAGGCACCGTCATTCTCATGCTCGCTGCCCTGATCACAAGAGTCCTGGGGTTCGTGAACCGCATCGTCGTGGCCCGGTTCATCGGGGCAGAGGGGGTCGGTCTTTTCATGATGGCCTTCCCTACACTGCTCCTGGTCATTACCATCGTCCAGTTCGGGCTCCCCATTGCCATATCGAAAACGGTATCAGAAGCAGAGAGCAGCGGGGACCGGCAGAAGGTGAAAAAGATCCTGGTCGTCTCCCTCTCCATCACCCTGGGTCTTTCCCTGATCTTCACACCTGCCCTCATTCTCCTGGCACCCTATCTATCCCAGACGCTGTTCACGGATCCGCGTACATATTACCCGTTGGTCGCCATCGCACCGATCATCCCGGTTGTCGCCATTTCCTCCGTGCTGCGAGGCTATTTCCAGGGACGGCAGCAGATGAAGCCACCTGCCTACTCTCAAGTCATCGAGCAGGTGGTAAGGATCACGCTCATCGCCGTCCTGACTAAAACCTTCCTGCCCTACGGCATCGAGTATGCGGCAGCAGCGGCCATGGTGGCTTCCGTCCTAGGGGAGCTTGCTTCCTTGGTCTTCCTTTTCACTTACTTTAAACGTAAGAAGACGTTCCGAATGCGGAAGCAATTCTTTTCATCCATCCATAAAGGGAAGGAGACCCTGCGGGAACTCATGGAAGTGGCACTGCCGTCAACGGGTAGCAGGATGATCGGATCGATTTCTTTATTCTTTGAACCGATCGTTGTCGCCCACAGCCTGGCACTCGCCGGTGTCACGGCTTCCATGGCCACAGCGCAATATGGTTCACTGACGGGTTACGCCCTGCCACTCCTGTTCCTGCCTTCCTTTATTACCGTCTCTCTATCCCAATCCCTTGTCCCGGCGATCAGCGAAGCGAACGCCTTGAAAAATTATAAACTGATTGAATACCGCCTTCAGCAGGCACTGAGGATCTGCCTCATCACAGGTGGTTTGTCCATCGTCGTCCTCTACATCTATGCAAAACCCCTCATGCAGCTGATGTATGGCAGCGAAACCGGAGCGGTGTTCATCATGATCATGGCGCCATTCCTTCTGTTCTATTACTATCAAGGCCCGTTGCAGGCAGTCCTTCAGGCATTGAACCTTGCGAGGGCGGCCATGATCAACAGCCTGATCGGGGCCGTGGTGAAGACCGGCGTGATCTTCGTCCTTGCTTCTCAAGCCGGATTCGGCATCAACGGCGCTGCCCTTGGGATGGTAGTCGGATTCGTCCTTGTGACCATCCTCCACTTCATGACCATCTTGAAGGCCGTCCCCATCATGCTCTATATAAGGGATTATGCAGTGGTGGCGGCTGTGATCCTGCTTTCGGGACTGTGGGGTCATTATTCCTGGCTCACACTTTTCCCTTCTGAGCCCGTGTCCATCCGGCTTGTGATCGGGATTGCCACGACATGTATCGTCTATATCCTATGCTCTTTCCTCCTGCGATTGATCACGAAGGAAGATATGAAGAATATCCCGTTGATCAAACGGTTTGTCTAG
- the yajC gene encoding preprotein translocase subunit YajC, which produces MQGGLGSIIMLVLMFVLFYFLLIRPQQKRQKAVAQMQSELAKGDKVVTIGGLHGFIDAIEEGKVIIKCGDGSRLTYDRNAIREIVKTEV; this is translated from the coding sequence ATGCAAGGAGGACTAGGTTCAATCATCATGCTCGTCTTGATGTTCGTATTGTTCTATTTCCTGCTTATCCGTCCGCAGCAGAAGCGTCAAAAAGCGGTTGCACAAATGCAAAGCGAGCTGGCTAAAGGCGATAAGGTAGTAACAATCGGCGGACTTCACGGCTTCATCGATGCCATCGAAGAAGGAAAAGTCATCATCAAATGCGGTGATGGAAGCCGTCTTACATATGATCGCAATGCGATCAGGGAGATTGTTAAGACAGAAGTATAA
- the ruvB gene encoding Holliday junction branch migration DNA helicase RuvB has protein sequence MDDRLVSGESEQNEDRFEFSLRPQTIKQYIGQDKVKHNLEVFIEAAKMREETLDHVLLYGPPGLGKTTLAAVIANEMGVNMKTTSGPAIERPGDLAAVLTALEPGDVLFIDEIHRLPRAIEEVLYPAMEDFCLDIVIGTGPSARSVRLDLPPFTLVGATTRAGALSAPLRDRFGVLCRLEYYNEDQLNEIVKRTAAILRTEIDPVAAKELARRSRGTPRIANRLLRRVRDFAQVKSDGNISATLSKEALDLLQVDQLGLDHIDHKLLRGIIERFRGGPVGLDTIAASIGEESHTIEDVYEPYLLQIGFLQRTPRGRIVTHLVYEHFQMEVPAN, from the coding sequence ATGGACGATCGATTGGTATCAGGCGAATCGGAACAAAATGAGGACCGTTTCGAATTCTCCTTAAGACCACAGACCATCAAGCAATATATCGGTCAGGACAAGGTCAAACACAATCTTGAAGTATTCATCGAAGCGGCGAAGATGCGGGAGGAAACGCTTGATCACGTGCTCTTGTACGGTCCGCCTGGCCTCGGAAAGACGACCCTTGCGGCGGTGATTGCCAACGAGATGGGGGTCAATATGAAAACGACATCGGGTCCTGCCATTGAAAGACCGGGGGATCTTGCTGCCGTACTGACGGCCCTCGAGCCAGGAGACGTGCTGTTCATCGATGAGATCCACCGTCTGCCACGTGCGATCGAAGAGGTCCTCTATCCAGCCATGGAAGACTTCTGCCTGGATATTGTCATCGGCACCGGTCCCAGTGCGCGTTCGGTCAGGCTGGATCTCCCCCCGTTCACCCTCGTGGGGGCCACGACGCGAGCCGGCGCACTTTCTGCACCGCTCAGGGACCGCTTCGGTGTGCTCTGCAGGCTGGAGTACTACAATGAAGATCAGCTGAATGAGATCGTGAAGCGGACCGCCGCAATCCTCAGGACGGAAATCGATCCCGTTGCGGCAAAGGAACTCGCGAGAAGATCGAGGGGGACACCGCGTATCGCCAACCGGCTCCTGAGGCGCGTAAGGGATTTTGCCCAGGTCAAATCGGACGGGAATATTTCGGCGACGCTATCCAAGGAAGCGCTGGACCTCCTTCAAGTGGATCAGCTCGGTCTGGACCACATCGACCACAAACTTCTCAGGGGCATCATCGAGCGCTTCAGGGGAGGCCCGGTGGGGCTGGATACCATTGCAGCGAGCATAGGGGAGGAATCCCATACGATAGAAGATGTATATGAGCCGTACCTCTTGCAGATCGGATTCCTCCAAAGGACCCCGAGGGGCAGGATCGTCACGCATCTTGTGTATGAACATTTCCAGATGGAGGTGCCGGCCAATTGA
- a CDS encoding DUF421 domain-containing protein, with protein sequence MEEYIVIVARTLILYFLIVLIFRIMGKREIGELSILDLVVFIMLAEIAVMAIEKPKDPLAHSLIPMVVMVVLQLLFAMISLRSKSFREMIDGKPAVIIHNGKIDEVVMKKQRYNFDDLLLQLREKDVFNVADVEFAILETSGKLSVLKKQGSADTYALPIILDGEIQTEHLQQLGKSPFWLRGEMKKRGYPAITDIAFCSYDKGEFYIDEK encoded by the coding sequence ATGGAGGAATATATCGTCATCGTGGCACGGACGCTGATTCTTTACTTCTTGATCGTATTGATCTTCAGAATCATGGGTAAACGTGAAATAGGCGAACTGAGCATCCTGGATCTAGTGGTTTTCATCATGCTCGCCGAAATCGCTGTCATGGCGATCGAGAAGCCGAAGGATCCCCTGGCCCACTCCCTGATCCCCATGGTTGTGATGGTCGTGCTGCAGCTCCTGTTCGCCATGATATCCCTCCGTTCAAAATCCTTCAGGGAGATGATCGACGGGAAGCCTGCTGTCATCATCCATAACGGGAAGATCGATGAAGTGGTCATGAAGAAGCAGAGATACAATTTCGATGATCTCCTTCTCCAGTTGCGGGAAAAAGATGTGTTTAACGTGGCGGACGTCGAATTTGCAATCCTTGAAACATCAGGAAAGCTGTCGGTACTGAAAAAACAGGGGAGCGCCGACACATACGCCCTCCCCATCATACTGGACGGCGAGATCCAGACCGAACATCTCCAGCAGCTCGGCAAATCTCCATTTTGGCTGCGTGGCGAGATGAAAAAGAGGGGCTATCCTGCCATCACGGATATTGCATTCTGCAGCTATGATAAGGGCGAATTCTATATAGATGAAAAATGA
- a CDS encoding DUF2905 domain-containing protein: MSGLPKLLMIAGAVLLVAGLLLQFTKLGKLPGDIVVKKENATFYFPLMTSVLLSVILSLVFYFIGRFK; this comes from the coding sequence TTGAGCGGTCTGCCGAAACTTCTGATGATTGCGGGAGCCGTCCTCCTCGTGGCCGGTTTGCTCCTTCAGTTCACGAAACTCGGGAAATTACCCGGTGATATCGTCGTGAAGAAGGAGAATGCAACTTTTTATTTCCCGCTTATGACTTCTGTCCTGTTAAGTGTTATACTGTCGTTGGTCTTTTATTTTATAGGCCGATTCAAATAA
- the secDF gene encoding protein translocase subunit SecDF, with protein sequence MVKRGRIVAFFVLLVLLAGTVGGTAKSIINDIKLGLDLQGGFEVLYEVQPVNGEKITKQTVANTAEALDERINVLGVSEPSIQIEDNNRIRVQLAGVEDQNQAREILSTQANLSFRDVNDKVRLDGSDLVSGSAKQTFNEQNQPIVSLKLKDRKKFYELTQNIYQMAPQNQLVIWLDFEEGKDSYEKEAGKEDPKFLSAPNVNKPINSDEVIIEGNFTVEEAQNLAKLLDAGALPVKLEEKYSTSVGAQFGQQALDKTVTAGIIGIALIFLFMIVYYRLPGFIASVTLSVYLYLVLLLFELMNGVLTLPGIAAIILGVGMAVDANIITYERIKEEIRVGKPIKSAFQAGNKTSFLTILDANLTTLIAAGVLFYFGTSSVKGFATMLIISILVSFITAVWGSRVLLGLWVNSRLFNKRPGWFGVNKKDVHSLSDNLDTLDLPTKFDRVEFAKNRRKFFAISAVIMIAGVILLSVFRLNLGIDFVSGSRVDLVSDQPIQTETLKKELDDIKLPSDNIVVSGEKSNTAVVRYSDDLSKEEIAKLKDHFQDLYGKDPSISTVSPVVGKELAKSALYAVAIASIFIILYVTVRFEWRMALGAIISLLFDALLIIFFFSVTRLEVDITFIAAVLTIVGYSINDTIVTFDRLRENLHKMKRIKHAEELEEAVNKSLRQTLGRSVNTVLTVVITVIAILIFGSESIRNFSIALLVGLISGVFSSIYIAAQIYLSLKIRQLKKHGPIKTVKEKKKWTDEPQV encoded by the coding sequence ATGGTAAAGCGTGGCCGCATTGTTGCCTTTTTCGTCCTGCTCGTCCTGCTGGCAGGAACGGTCGGGGGAACAGCAAAATCGATCATCAATGATATCAAACTGGGTCTTGACCTCCAAGGTGGCTTCGAAGTGCTGTATGAAGTGCAGCCTGTCAACGGAGAGAAGATCACGAAACAGACAGTCGCCAATACGGCGGAAGCTCTCGACGAGCGGATCAATGTCCTGGGTGTGAGTGAACCAAGTATCCAGATCGAGGACAATAACAGGATCCGCGTCCAGCTTGCAGGTGTCGAGGACCAGAACCAGGCACGGGAAATCTTGTCCACACAGGCGAATCTATCCTTCCGCGATGTGAACGATAAGGTTCGACTGGACGGATCCGACCTTGTTTCGGGATCGGCGAAACAGACGTTCAACGAACAGAACCAACCGATCGTATCCTTGAAGCTGAAGGATCGCAAAAAGTTTTATGAACTGACACAGAACATCTATCAAATGGCCCCTCAGAACCAGTTGGTCATCTGGCTTGATTTTGAAGAAGGAAAAGATTCCTACGAGAAGGAAGCAGGCAAGGAAGACCCTAAATTCCTTTCTGCGCCAAATGTGAATAAGCCGATCAATTCGGATGAGGTCATCATCGAGGGGAACTTCACCGTGGAAGAAGCCCAGAATCTGGCCAAGCTTCTTGATGCGGGCGCTCTTCCTGTCAAGCTGGAAGAGAAATATTCCACCTCTGTCGGAGCACAATTCGGACAGCAGGCACTCGATAAAACCGTCACGGCAGGGATCATCGGCATCGCCTTGATCTTCCTGTTCATGATCGTGTATTACCGTCTTCCGGGCTTCATCGCCTCGGTCACCCTGTCCGTGTATCTATACCTCGTCCTGCTCCTATTCGAGCTGATGAACGGGGTGCTGACACTGCCGGGGATCGCAGCAATCATACTCGGTGTCGGGATGGCCGTCGATGCGAATATCATCACGTATGAGAGGATCAAAGAGGAGATCCGGGTCGGGAAGCCGATCAAATCTGCCTTCCAGGCAGGGAACAAAACCTCATTCCTCACCATCCTTGATGCCAACTTGACGACCCTCATCGCAGCGGGGGTACTGTTCTATTTCGGTACAAGCTCTGTTAAAGGGTTTGCGACCATGCTCATCATCTCCATCCTCGTCAGCTTCATCACGGCGGTTTGGGGATCCAGGGTCCTTCTCGGTCTATGGGTGAACAGCAGGCTCTTCAACAAAAGGCCGGGCTGGTTCGGCGTCAACAAAAAAGACGTCCATTCCCTTTCGGACAATTTGGATACACTGGACTTGCCGACGAAGTTCGATCGCGTCGAGTTCGCTAAAAACCGCAGGAAGTTCTTTGCGATTTCGGCGGTCATCATGATCGCAGGAGTCATCTTGCTTTCCGTATTCAGGCTGAATCTCGGCATTGACTTTGTCAGCGGTTCGCGGGTGGATCTCGTTTCCGATCAACCGATTCAGACCGAAACCCTTAAGAAGGAACTTGATGATATCAAGCTCCCAAGCGATAACATCGTTGTTTCGGGTGAAAAGAGCAATACGGCGGTGGTCCGCTATTCAGACGACCTCTCCAAGGAAGAAATCGCGAAGCTGAAAGATCACTTCCAGGACCTTTACGGGAAGGATCCGAGCATCAGTACCGTTTCACCGGTAGTAGGGAAAGAGCTTGCGAAGAGTGCCCTGTATGCAGTGGCCATCGCATCGATCTTCATTATCCTGTATGTGACGGTCCGATTTGAATGGCGCATGGCCCTCGGAGCCATCATTTCACTTCTGTTCGATGCCCTGCTGATCATTTTCTTCTTCAGTGTCACACGCCTCGAAGTCGATATCACATTCATTGCGGCCGTCCTGACGATCGTCGGGTACTCCATCAATGATACGATCGTCACCTTCGACCGTCTGAGGGAAAATCTTCACAAAATGAAGCGCATCAAGCATGCGGAAGAACTGGAAGAAGCGGTCAACAAGAGTCTCCGTCAGACCTTGGGCCGTTCGGTCAACACCGTCTTGACAGTGGTCATCACGGTCATCGCCATCCTGATCTTCGGTAGCGAATCGATCCGCAACTTCTCCATCGCCCTTCTTGTCGGGTTGATCTCGGGAGTGTTCTCTTCCATTTACATTGCTGCTCAGATCTACCTGTCATTGAAGATCAGACAGCTGAAGAAACACGGACCAATCAAAACCGTCAAAGAGAAGAAGAAATGGACTGACGAACCGCAAGTATAA
- a CDS encoding post-transcriptional regulator — translation MKPNQHPYDRFYDSLEPALLSKVEEFHLFGYGEASLERLWLYLTKKKWKKPEVNVKVYELVSDILSAKAGEYMTFETVQAYRSPNWFADVNEDELKELLHPSREEK, via the coding sequence ATGAAACCAAATCAGCATCCTTACGATCGATTTTATGATTCATTGGAGCCTGCACTGTTAAGCAAGGTGGAGGAATTCCATCTGTTCGGGTACGGGGAAGCCTCTCTGGAAAGACTATGGTTATACCTGACCAAAAAGAAATGGAAAAAGCCCGAAGTAAATGTGAAAGTGTATGAATTGGTCAGCGACATCCTCTCGGCTAAAGCAGGGGAATATATGACCTTCGAAACGGTCCAGGCCTATCGTTCGCCGAACTGGTTCGCCGATGTGAATGAGGATGAACTGAAGGAACTTCTGCATCCTTCCAGGGAAGAGAAATAG
- the queA gene encoding tRNA preQ1(34) S-adenosylmethionine ribosyltransferase-isomerase QueA: protein MKVEDFDFHLPEELIAQTPLENRSESRLMVLDKEDGSIDHLQFKNIVDLLDEGDCLVLNDTRVLPARLFGQKEETGANIEVLLLKQEEGDQWETLVKPAKRVKVGTEIVFGDGKLKATCVGTKDHGGRIMEFAYDGIFYEVLEELGEMPLPPYIRERLEEQDRYQTVYAKERGSAAAPTAGLHFTEELLEELKAKGVHIAFITLHVGLGTFRPVSVDSIEDHDMHSEFYQISEGTARLLNDVRDKGGRIITVGTTSTRTLETIASKHDRFVEENGWTNIFIYPGYEFKGIDGLITNFHLPKSTLIMLVSAFAGQEHVLKAYETAVQEKYRFFSFGDAMFLK from the coding sequence GTGAAAGTTGAAGATTTTGATTTCCATCTGCCGGAGGAACTGATCGCTCAGACCCCGCTAGAGAATCGTTCTGAAAGCAGACTGATGGTACTGGATAAAGAAGACGGATCCATTGATCATCTTCAGTTTAAAAATATTGTCGATCTACTGGATGAAGGCGATTGCCTTGTACTGAATGATACACGTGTATTACCGGCCCGTCTTTTTGGGCAAAAAGAAGAGACGGGGGCCAACATCGAAGTCCTTCTCCTGAAGCAGGAAGAAGGAGATCAATGGGAGACCCTCGTCAAACCTGCCAAGCGCGTGAAGGTGGGCACGGAAATCGTCTTCGGTGACGGCAAGCTGAAAGCGACCTGTGTCGGGACGAAGGACCATGGTGGAAGGATCATGGAATTTGCCTATGATGGCATTTTCTATGAGGTGCTTGAGGAGCTTGGTGAAATGCCGCTGCCTCCATACATCCGGGAACGCCTCGAAGAACAGGACCGCTATCAGACGGTATATGCTAAGGAGCGCGGATCTGCCGCCGCCCCTACAGCGGGACTCCACTTCACCGAGGAGCTATTGGAAGAGCTGAAGGCGAAGGGCGTTCATATCGCCTTCATCACGCTTCACGTCGGGCTGGGGACCTTCCGTCCCGTGTCGGTGGATTCGATCGAGGACCATGATATGCACTCGGAGTTTTACCAAATCTCCGAAGGCACGGCACGCCTCCTGAATGATGTAAGGGATAAGGGCGGGCGCATCATCACCGTCGGTACGACATCGACGCGGACCTTGGAGACGATCGCCTCCAAGCATGACCGTTTTGTGGAAGAGAACGGGTGGACGAATATCTTCATCTATCCGGGTTATGAATTTAAGGGGATCGACGGCTTGATCACCAATTTCCACCTGCCGAAGTCGACCCTCATCATGCTCGTGAGTGCTTTTGCAGGTCAGGAGCACGTCCTTAAAGCCTACGAGACAGCCGTCCAAGAGAAGTATCGCTTCTTCAGCTTCGGCGATGCCATGTTCTTAAAATAA
- a CDS encoding LapA family protein yields MKFQWTLLLGIVFALIVSIFAVINVDPVTVNYLFGEADWPLILVILGSVFMGGIIIGSVGLFRLFVVQRQVKALEKENMTLREQIERTRDQQRLDSQDTSLKKQAPDSIQETSE; encoded by the coding sequence ATGAAGTTTCAATGGACGCTGCTTTTAGGGATTGTTTTTGCCCTGATCGTATCCATTTTCGCCGTCATCAATGTTGACCCCGTAACAGTGAACTACCTTTTTGGTGAAGCAGACTGGCCTCTTATATTAGTTATTCTGGGATCTGTTTTCATGGGAGGAATCATCATCGGATCGGTGGGACTTTTCAGGCTTTTCGTCGTGCAACGGCAAGTGAAGGCCCTTGAAAAGGAAAACATGACCTTGAGGGAGCAGATCGAAAGGACACGGGATCAACAGCGCCTCGATTCGCAGGATACCTCGTTGAAGAAGCAGGCACCCGATTCCATACAGGAAACATCAGAATGA